The following proteins are encoded in a genomic region of Candidatus Zixiibacteriota bacterium:
- a CDS encoding ABC transporter permease, translated as MDNGFLLVGRRAINFISRLGSTFILLVKSIYHFKSIPRSLGVITEQCFMIGNKSLPLVVTISIFIGAVSAWQAAYQFKFIGAPLRYLGAAVGKAIVIELAPVLTALVIAGRVGAGIAAELGTMRVTEQIDALESMAISPVRYLVMPRFLSSTLMIPLLTIFANFVAIFGALAVSVLFVDISYETFLTGVKNSFQFSDLISGLIKSAVFGAIIGIVGCHEGYHAEGGARGVGKATTEAVVISAVMILVADYIIATILFRV; from the coding sequence ATGGATAACGGATTTCTCTTAGTCGGCCGCCGCGCCATCAATTTCATCTCGCGCCTTGGCAGTACCTTCATCCTGCTGGTCAAGTCGATTTATCATTTCAAAAGCATCCCCCGCTCGCTCGGCGTTATCACCGAACAGTGTTTCATGATCGGCAATAAATCGCTGCCGCTGGTGGTGACCATCTCCATTTTTATCGGTGCCGTTTCCGCCTGGCAGGCCGCCTATCAGTTTAAATTCATCGGTGCCCCGCTTCGCTATCTGGGAGCCGCGGTAGGGAAAGCGATTGTTATCGAGCTGGCTCCGGTACTGACGGCTCTGGTAATTGCCGGACGGGTCGGCGCCGGTATCGCCGCCGAACTGGGAACAATGCGGGTGACCGAGCAGATTGATGCGCTCGAATCAATGGCCATCAGTCCGGTGCGCTATCTGGTCATGCCCCGCTTCTTATCAAGCACTCTGATGATACCGCTTCTGACCATTTTCGCCAACTTCGTGGCTATCTTCGGCGCCCTGGCCGTCTCAGTCCTTTTCGTGGATATATCATATGAAACTTTCCTGACCGGCGTGAAAAATTCCTTCCAATTTTCGGATTTGATTTCGGGATTGATCAAGTCGGCGGTATTCGGCGCCATCATCGGCATTGTGGGATGCCACGAGGGTTACCATGCCGAGGGCGGCGCACGGGGTGTGGGCAAGGCAACCACCGAGGCCGTGGTTATTTCGGCCGTAATGATTCTGGTGGCCGATTATATCATCGCCACAATCCTGTTCCGGGTCTAA
- a CDS encoding ABC transporter ATP-binding protein, whose protein sequence is METVIRIENLVKSFGRKKVLNGVSLEVGKGESLVIIGQSGCGKSVLLKHLNRLLRPDLGAVYIHDKNIDVMNSNELFEMRKGIGMVFQSAALLDSLTVAENVGLGLREGWKYSEQEIKNIVQEKLEMVGLAGTGRQYPSDLSGGMRKRVGLARAIATNPEILLYDEPTTGLDPITSDIINNMMIDMRKKLDVTSVAVTHDMTSAYKIADRIAMLYDGRVEYAGTPEQIKASGNEIVEQFINGRAVGPIPVQ, encoded by the coding sequence ATGGAAACGGTGATACGAATTGAGAATCTGGTAAAATCCTTCGGAAGGAAGAAAGTCCTTAACGGCGTTTCTCTTGAGGTCGGCAAAGGAGAATCGCTCGTGATAATAGGGCAGTCGGGCTGCGGCAAATCGGTGCTCCTGAAACACCTCAACCGGCTTCTCCGCCCCGACCTGGGAGCAGTCTACATACACGATAAAAATATTGACGTGATGAATTCCAACGAACTATTTGAGATGCGCAAAGGAATCGGGATGGTTTTTCAGTCGGCGGCGCTCCTCGATTCGCTGACAGTTGCCGAAAATGTCGGACTGGGATTGCGTGAAGGCTGGAAATACTCGGAGCAGGAAATTAAAAATATAGTTCAAGAGAAATTGGAAATGGTGGGGCTTGCCGGGACCGGGCGCCAGTACCCCTCTGACCTTTCGGGAGGAATGCGCAAGCGGGTCGGCCTGGCGCGGGCGATTGCCACCAATCCGGAAATACTGCTCTATGACGAGCCGACCACCGGCCTTGACCCGATCACTTCCGACATCATCAATAATATGATGATTGACATGCGCAAGAAACTTGACGTTACTTCGGTTGCCGTGACGCACGATATGACGTCAGCCTATAAGATCGCCGATCGGATCGCCATGCTCTATGACGGCCGGGTTGAGTATGCGGGCACGCCGGAGCAGATTAAAGCCTCCGGGAACGAAATTGTGGAGCAATTCATTAACGGCCGGGCGGTTGGTCCGATACCGGTGCAATAG